Proteins encoded together in one Methanofastidiosum sp. window:
- a CDS encoding TraB/GumN family protein: MTKETVEIGGKEVILIGTVHISKESVDEVREIIEKEKPDVVGVELCEGRFQALKNVKKWEDTNILDIIKQGKIFLFLINLLLSNYQKRLGDKFGVKPGSEFIEAINVAEKEDIKIALIDRDIQTTLKRAWNKMKLKEKLKLMFGVFLGFFEEEEEEDIIEKLQDKDIVNELLNELSKEIPSVKETLIDERDRYIALKILQSDAKKFVAVIGRGHMDGVIRSLKELNKKGLKKDIKELEVIPQKKSYLKYIGYLIPIIFFGIVIYGFFTKGIEFTLKVFFVWIMVNGTLSALGAALALAHPISILVAFVAAPITSLNPTIAAGWFAGLAEIKFRKPKIRDFEGLNSINGFTDLWKNGVTRIILVVAFSNIGSTIGTIYALPYIISLL; encoded by the coding sequence ATGACAAAAGAAACAGTAGAGATCGGCGGGAAAGAGGTCATATTGATAGGAACAGTCCACATATCAAAGGAAAGTGTGGATGAAGTAAGGGAAATCATAGAAAAAGAAAAGCCCGATGTTGTGGGTGTTGAGCTCTGTGAAGGCAGGTTTCAAGCACTAAAAAACGTCAAAAAATGGGAAGATACCAATATTTTAGATATCATAAAGCAGGGAAAGATATTCCTTTTCTTAATCAATCTATTGTTATCCAATTACCAGAAAAGGCTCGGCGATAAGTTTGGCGTCAAACCGGGCTCTGAGTTTATTGAGGCAATAAACGTTGCAGAAAAAGAGGACATAAAAATTGCCCTAATTGATAGAGACATCCAGACCACGTTGAAGCGGGCCTGGAACAAGATGAAGCTCAAAGAAAAGTTAAAGCTTATGTTTGGGGTCTTTCTAGGATTCTTTGAAGAAGAGGAAGAAGAGGACATTATCGAAAAGCTTCAGGATAAGGACATAGTAAATGAGCTATTAAATGAGCTATCCAAGGAGATACCGTCGGTCAAAGAAACATTAATTGATGAGAGGGACAGATACATCGCTCTAAAGATACTGCAAAGCGATGCCAAGAAGTTTGTGGCTGTTATCGGCAGAGGCCACATGGATGGGGTAATAAGATCATTGAAAGAGCTAAACAAAAAGGGCTTGAAAAAAGATATCAAAGAGCTTGAAGTAATCCCCCAAAAGAAGAGCTATCTAAAATACATAGGGTACCTAATTCCTATAATTTTCTTTGGGATTGTCATATACGGATTTTTTACTAAAGGTATTGAATTTACATTAAAGGTATTTTTCGTCTGGATTATGGTAAACGGCACGCTGTCTGCTCTTGGTGCAGCCCTTGCCTTGGCGCACCCCATCTCTATACTAGTAGCGTTTGTGGCGGCCCCTATCACGTCGTTGAATCCAACAATAGCCGCCGGCTGGTTTGCAGGGCTCGCAGAGATAAAATTCCGAAAACCTAAAATAAGGGATTTTGAAGGATTAAATAGTATTAACGGGTTTACTGACCTTTGGAAAAATGGCGTCACAAGGATCATTCTTGTTGTGGCATTTTCCAATATAGGAAGCACTATTGGGACGATATATGCGCTCCCTTACATAATTTCCCTTTTATGA